The following coding sequences are from one Ornithodoros turicata isolate Travis chromosome 1, ASM3712646v1, whole genome shotgun sequence window:
- the LOC135394247 gene encoding uncharacterized protein LOC135394247 translates to MQMARMSRFITGTLIECKAEVIANNVSSSVVKEFEKLCVAVRICYARAEPVRNSTAAFKETLLTCLEKGLRFQETLFPGKMASLNVNITRVMQSIRNCAYEHIPMEANYVLQAVSYMRGFMLG, encoded by the exons ATGCAAATGGCACGCATGAGCCGCTTCATCACGGGGACACTAATCGAATGCAAGGCAGAAGTCATAGCTAACAACGTCAGTTCTTCGGTTGTCAAG GAATTCGAGAAGCTTTGCGTCGCAGTCCGCATATGTTATGCCCGTGCTGAACCAGTTCGAAAC AGCACTGCAGCCTTCAAAGAGACACTGCTGACTTGCCTCGAGAAAGGGTTGCGTTTTCAGGAGACCTTGTTCCCA GGCAAGATGGCTTCGTTAAACGTTAACATCACCCGGGTAATGCAGAGCATCAGG AATTGCGCCTATGAGCACATCCCGATGGAAGCAAACTACGTGCTGCAAGCAGTGAGTTACATGCGTGGCTTTATGCTGGGATAA